Below is a window of Streptomyces genisteinicus DNA.
TGTCCACACAGTTGCTCAAGGAGATATCGATGAACGCCTTCCGCTTCCGCCGTGCCGCTGTCGCCGTCGCCGCGGCCGCCGTACTGCCGCTCGCCCTCACCGCGTGCGGGGACGACGGCTCGTCCGACTCCGCCTCCGCCGAGAGCAGCTCCTCGGCTCCCGCCCAGGAGGAGTCGTCGCCCGCGATGGACGAGTCCGCGCCCGCGGACGGCCCGTTCGGTCCGGCCTGCGCCTCGGTGCCGAAGGACGGCGCCGGCTCGTTCGACGGCATGGCCAAGGACCCCGTCGCCACCGCCGCGTCCAACAACCCGGCGCTGTCGACCCTCGTCACCGCGGTCAAGAAGGCCGGCCTCGTCGACACCCTCAACAACGCCCAGAACATCACCGTGTTCGCGCCGACCAACGACGCCTTCGCCAAGATCCCGAAGGCCGACCTCGACAAGGTCCTCGCCGACAAGGAGATGCTGACCAACATCCTCACCTACCACGTGGTCGGCGAGAAGCTCACCCCGCAGCAGCTGGAGAACGGGACCTACCCCACCCTCCAGAAGTCCACCCTGACCACGAAGGGCTCCGGCGAGAACTACACCGTCAACGACACCTCGAAGGTCGTCTGCGGCAACGTCCCCACCGCCAACGCGACCGTCTACATCGTCGACACCGTGCTCATGCCCAAGTCCTGACCCCGCCCCGCCGTCACCGGCGGAACACGACGGCGCGGCCTTCGCCCACCCACGGGGCGAAGGCCGCGCCGCACGGCGTCCCGGGCCGCACCCCGGCGGGGCCCGGCCGGGTCCGCCGCCCTCACACCCGGGTGGCTCCCGCGTCGACCGCCGGGGGCAGCTCGACGGTGCAGTGGCGGCACCTGACCGCCGCCTCGGGCAGGTCCTCCGAGAGGCAGGCCGGACACGTCTTGACCGGCCCGGGTTCGGCGAACACGGTGACGCCGTGGCGGGACTGGTAGTGCTTGTAGGGCACGACGATGCAGAAGTAGATGACCGCCATGAAGACGATGAAGTAGATGAGGGCCGAGATGAACTGCCCCAGGTCCAGGTAGGTGGCGTCGTTGCCCTCCTCCCCGAGCTGCCATCCGAGCCCCACCGAGTCGCCGCCCTGCAACCGGGCGACGACGGGGTTGATCACGTAATCGGTGAACGCCTTGATCAGCGTCGAGAAGGCCAGTGCGATGACCAGACCGACGGCGATGGTGATGATGTCGCCGCGCATGAGGAAGTTCCTGAAGCCTTTGAGCATGCCGCGCTCCCTTTCGTGACGCCCGACCCGTGGCACGTCCGCCCAGCTCAGCACGGCGGGCGCGGGCGGGGAGCCCGTGAGCGGCCGGCGGCGGGAAAACCACACGGATGGCGGCGGGCGGCGTGCCGCCCGGGAGGGCTGTCCGCCGCGGCCGTCGACGCCCGGCCGGTCGGCAGGTCGGCCGGTGGTCCGGTCAGCAGGGCACGGCCTTGGCGAGACTCACCACCGCGGCCGCCTCCGCCCCGGGGAGCGGGACGTATCCCTGCCGCCGGTAGAGGCCGAGATTGCGGTGGCTGGCGGCGCCGGTGGACAGGACGATGCGCCGGCACCCCTCCCCCGCCGTCTCGGCCCGGGTGAGCAGCCACCGGCCCACACCCCTTCCCCGCAGGCCGGGGGCGACGGCAAGCCGGCCTACGTGGAGGTCGGTCCCGTCACGGCGGGTGCGGACCATGCCGAGCAGGCGGCCGTCCCGCCACAGGCCGTCCGCCTGCCAGTCGGCCAGCCAGGCGCGGACGTCGTCCGGCGACTCGTGGAGGGCGGGTATGTCCAGCGTGTCGTTGGCAAGGGCCTCCTCCGTCCAGCAGCAGCGCTGAAGAACCGTCACCTCGGGTGCGTCGTCGGGCAGGAGGCGCCGGACGCGGGAGCCGGCGAGCGGGCCCGGCTCGGCCGAGGGGTGCTCGCGCTCACGCATCGACAGACGCGCCCGTGCAAGAACCACCAGTTCCTCCAGCACTGCCTCGACCTCGCCGGCACGGCGCGCGGCGGGGACGGACCGCTCGTCCCGGAGGGCTCCGCCGGCCGGTGCCGCGACAGTTGCCCCCGACGGGACGGGGCGGAGCGCGGTCACCACCCGCCGGGTGTGCCGGCCGGCCGGGGTCTGCCCGTGCACCACGAAGCCGACGGGTTTCCCGGCCCATGCGGGACCGAGAAGGGCGAGAGCGCGCCGCACGGTCGCGGGCATGCCGTGGTCGTGCTCCGGGATCACGAGGACAAAGCCGTCGGCGCCGTCCGCGCCGACGGCGATGCGGCTCCACCCGCGGGTCTGTTCCCCGTCGTGGCCGCCGGCCGGCGACTCCTGCCCCGCGCCGGGAAGGTCCGGCTCACCGACGCACAGGGGCACGAGTTCCGCGCCGAGCCTGTCCGCGGCGGGGCGGAGCGTGCCGGCCAGCCGCCGGCCGGCGGCCGGTCCGAGGGCACCGGAACGGTCGCCGCAGACGAGAAGCACGACACGCAACCTGTTCGTTGACATGTAAATGAAATTAGCGACTAGATTGATGACATGTCAACGAATGGGGCGGGCGCACCGGTCCGCTGGCTCGCGGCCGACGAGGAGCACGCCTGGCGCGCGTACCTGCGCATGGTGACCGCGGTGCGCACGCGCACCGCACAGGACCTGGCCGGGCACGGCTTGTCCGAGCCCGATTACGACGTGCTCAGCACCCTGTCGGAGCGCGCCGGCGGCACCAGCACACTGCACGAGCAGGCGGGCAAGATGGGCTGGTCACGCAGCCGGCTGTCCCGTCACGCCACCCGCATGGAGGCGCGCGGACTCATCCGGCGCGCCCCGGACCCCGCCGACGGCAGGGGCTGCCTCCTGGTCCTGACCGATGCGGGGCTGGACACGCTCCGGGAAGCGGCCCCGGCCCATGTCGCCTCCGTACGGCGCCACCTCGTCGACCGGCTCGACCCGTCAGAGCTCGCGGCCCTCGGGCGCATCGCGGAGAAACTCGCCGACGGGCCGTAGGGCACCTGCCGATGAGATCCGGCCCGGCCCGCGGTCACCATGGGGACAGCAGGTTGCGGAGCCGGCAGGAGGCAGCAGATGGTGATCGTCGCGGGACATGTCGTGGTCGACCCCGAGCAGCGCGAGGAGTACCTCGCGGGCTGTGCGGCCGTGGTCGAGCAGGCCCGTGGCCGCGCGGGCTGCCTCGACTTCGCCGTCTCCGCGGACCTCCTGGACCCGGGGCGGGTGAACATCTGGGAGCGGTGGGAGTCGCAGGCCGCCGTCGAGGCGTTCCGCGGTTCCGGACCGGGCGGTGAGCAGCGGGCCGCGATGCTCGCCGCGTCGGTCGCCGAGTACGACGTCGCCGCGGTGCGCTCGCTGACCGGGTGACGCCCCGGCGCGTGCGGCCCGCCCGGACCGGTGCGGCACGCCCCGACCGGTGCGGCAGGCGCGCGGGCGCACGGCGGCGCTCCCGGGGCACGCCGGCGGGCAAACGGGGGCCGGAGCACGGGCGGGCGGGCACGGGTGCCGGGGCCTCACGGCGGCGGCGCGAGCACCTCCAGGGCGCCGGTGTCGGTGTCGAAGCTGCGCAGCGTGGTGAGGCGGGCGGTCAGCGGCGGCCGGGGCAGGAGCCCGGGAATCCGGCGGCCGGAGAAGGCTCCGGCACGCCGGGTCCGGCCGAGTGTGACGTGCGGGCTCCAACGACCAGGCTCGTGGAAGGGGTTGAGGGTGCCGGGCGGACTGTCCGAGGCGACCGTCTCCCACACCCGGCGGTGCAGGCCGGCGAGCGCCGCGTCGTACTCCAGGGCCCAGGCCAGCACGGACGTGGGCCGCTCGAACCGGATCAGGCCGGTGAAGCGCACGGGCAGCGGCAGGGCGGCGGCGGCTTCGGCGAGTTCCCACCGGATCGGGGCGGTCAGCTCCGGGCAGGCGACCAGGGTGAGGTGCGGGCTGTTCGTCGGGGAGCGGTGACGCGCCTGACTGGGCAGCCCGGCGTCCGCCAGCCGCTTCCAGGCCTCCCGTACCGCCAGCTCCGCCGCCTCGTCCAACAGAAGCTCGACTGTGCGCATCGCCGCAGCCTACCGGCGGTCGCGGGCGGCCCCGCCCGTGCCTGCCCGCGCCTCCGCGGGAGCGGCCGGGCCGCCTCCGGGCGGCGGTTGGTGGGGAGTGGGGTTGCGGATAGCGTGCGGGCCATGACGACGGCGAAGCAGCGGGTCCTGTACCGGCAGGGCAGTGGGTTCTGGCGGATGACGGCGAAGTGGGCGGTGGTCTTCGGGGCCGTCGGCCTGGTGGACGGCGGGCTCCTGAGGACCTGGGGCGACGCGCTGATCTGGGTGGTGATCGGGCTCCTGTTGTGGGTGCCGTTCGGGATAGGCGTCGCCTGGTACCCGAACAGGGACCGGCAGGTCCTGCTGACGTCGCGTGAACTGCGGGTCCGGCGCAGGCGGCTGCCGATGGAGAGCGTGAACCTCCTGCATGTGGCGCTGCTGTGGCTGGAGGGCCGGTCGACCGCGGACGAACAGCCGGTGTCGCAGTGGCCGAGGCGGGTGCGCGGGGTGTGGGTGCCGCTGCGGGACGGGCGGGCGTTCGGCGTGGAGTTCGGCGACCCGGCGGCGTTCGCCGAGGTCTTCGGCTCCTTCGCGGTCGAGGCGTGCGGCGGGCCGGACGTCGTGCGCGCGCGGGCCCGTACGGAGACGTACCCGGAGCCGCGCCCGATGCGGGCGCGCTCCGGCGGCGGCTCCGGGCCGGACCTGCTGGACCTCTTCGGCTGACGACCGGGGGCACCGGCCGCGGGACTGCCGGCGTCGGCGCCCCGGGTGCCGGGCCGGGCCGTGCACGATGCGCCTGCTCGCGAAGGCGAAAGGCGGGGAGCGCCGGGGCCGGTCAGCGGGGAGGGGCCGGGCCTACGGCCGGCCCGCCCGGTCCGTCCCGGCAGGCCGGCGGGCGGGGCGCAGGCCGATGGCGGGCACGGCGAGGACCGCGACCGCACCCGCGAGCGCCATCACCGCGGACGGGGAGGAACGGTCGACCACGACGCCGCCGGCCAGCGCCCCCGTCGAGAGGGTGGCCTGGAACGAGGCCGTGAAGAGCACCGAGGACGCCTCGGGCGCATCGGGACGCGCCGTGGCGAACCAGGTCTGGGAGCAGACCGGGACGGCCCCGTAGGCGACGCCCCACAGGACCAGCAGGGCCACGGCCCCGGCCTCGCTGCCGCCGAGGACCGGGAGGAGCAGCGTCGCCCCGGCGATCGTCGCGGCGGCCGCCGCGAACGCGGCCCTCGGGTGCCGGGCCACGGCCGCTCCCCCCAGGAAGTTGCCGGCGATCCCGGCCGCCCCGTACACGAGGAGGAACAGGGTGACGGCCCCGGAGCCGACCCGGGTCACCTGCTCCAGGAACGGCGTGACGTAGGTGTAGGCCCCGAAGTGGGCGAGCACCACGAGGAAGGTGGCCGCCAGTGCGAACCGGGTGCCGGATGCCCGCAGCATCCCGGCGAGCATCCGCAGGCCGACCGGGTCGACGGCGGGCAGCGGCGGGACCGCCAGGACCAGCAGGACCAGGACGGCGAGGGTCAGCACTCCCATGGACAGGAAGGCGGTCCGCCATCCGGCGGCGTCCGCGACGAAGGTGCCGAGGGGAACGCCGAGGACGGAGCCGAGCGGCACCGCGGAGAAGACGACCGCGGTGGCCCGGCGGGCCGACCGCTCGGGGACCAGCCGGCCCGCGATCCCCGCGCCGACCGACCAGAATCCCCCGATGGTGACGCCCACCATCACGCGGGAGACCAGGAGCAGCCAGTAGTTCGGGGCGAACGCGGCGAGGAAGTTGGCCAGGGCCAGCAACAGGACGAACGCCGCCAGCACCAGCCGCCGGTCGAGGCGCCGGGTGGCCACGGTGACCAGGGGCGCCGCGACGGCCGCCAGGAAGCCCGGCATGGTCATCATGAGACCGGCCACGCCGTCGGAGACGGTGAAGGACGACCCGATGGAGGTCAGGAGCCCGATGGGCAGGATCTCGGTGGTGACGATGGAGAAGATGCCCAGCATCACCGCGATCACGGCCAGCCACGAGAGGAGTGGCGACCGGGTCGGAGGTTCGGCGGGGCAGGGGGAGATGGTCGTCGCTGCGGACACGTTCCCGTCCTGGATGTCGCTGGTGCCTGATGTGGCTGGTGTCTGATGCCGCTGTGCCGGATGCCGTTCGGCAGGGGGTCCCGGGGTCGGACGCCGCCCGGTGCGGACACCGTTCGGCAGGGACGCCGCCCGGTGTCCGGCGTCGCCGGGGAGCGTGGTCCATTGCAGCAGCGGCGGGAGCGGGCTTCCGGCGGAATCCCGACGTCAACGGCGCCACCCCCGCGCCCTCCGCCCGTCCGTCCCGTCCGCTCGTCCGTCCCGTCCACCGGCTTTCGCACCGCAGGCGGACCGGGGCCGGGCGGGCCGGCGCCGCACGTACCTCACGCGCTGTCACCCGAACGTGGACGAGAGCGGCGAATGGGACCGCCGGCGGCGGGCACACGAGGGTCATGCACGGACGACACGCACGTCCCGCCCGCACCTCCTCCGCCCCCACCGCCCCCTCGGGCCGGGCAGGCGCCCGGCACGCCAGGCCGGACCGCCCGGCCGGACGGCTGCGGCGCCGCATCGCCGCGTACCGCGACGTCGATCTCCTGGCCGCCCCGGTCCCCGGGGGGCCGGGACCCGACGAGCAGTGCCTGCTCCTCGTCCATGTCCGGCGCGTCGTCGGACAGGTCCGGTACCGGATCTGCCCCGGGTGCGCCCGCGGCGTCATCAGCACCCTCGCCATCGACGGGCGGTTCCTCAGCACCGGCCTGGACACACGGGCCCTTTCCCACCTCCGGTCCCGGTACCCGGACGTGACCTGGTTCAGCACGGTGCGCAGGCGCGCCGGCCGGGAACTCTTCCGGCGCATGCGGGTCACCCGGCCCTCGGGCGGCCGCCCTTGCGCCCACCTGGGCGCCGCGGGGCAGGAGTGACCGGCGCGGACGCTGCGCCACGGGCAGTCCACGCCCCCGGATCACCTCGCCGACAGGCCGCGGTCAGGGGGTGTTCTGCCCGCCTGGGTGGTCACCGTGCCCCGCGGGCACCTGTGCCGCGGCGGCCGGGCACACCGCCGGGGCGGGCGGAACGCGAGCCGCGACCACCCTTGGTGGACTTCCGGTCGCGCCGGTAGAGCATCGCGTGGGGTCCGCTGTCGGGATACTCCCTGGAGGCGCCCTCCGGCGTGTGGTCGTGGTAGAGGAGACGGCGCCACCACGGCCCCGGAGGGGCACCGGGGTCCGGCAGGGTGCGGCGTCGCAGCTCCTCGTCCAGTGGCCGCACGATCGCCGCCAGTTCCCTCCTGGGCCGCGGCGGCAGAAGACGCAGGATCTCCTCGATGGCGTCGCGGGCCGACGCGGTGTCGTCGAAGTGGCCTCCGGGACACGGGCAGGCGGTGCGCTCGAGGTACAGGTGACGCCCCGGCTGCGCGAGGAACCAGCGGTACAGCCGCAACGCGACTTCGGTGCCGAGGTGGAGGTCGGGGTGCCGGCCCTCCAGATGGTGGATCAGGGCAGTCGTCCTGGGCGACAGACCTCTGATGCGCCGCAGGGTACGCCGGGCGGGTCTCCACTGTGACGCACGGAGTGCGCCTGGCCGTCTACGCGGCATGAGCCTTTCGAACGATGATCATCCGGCGACGCTCTCACACGCGGCTGCCGCTGTCCACCCCCGCCGGCGTCGGGGGTGGACGGGCGGAAGTGCCGCACGGCGGAGGCGGTTCCGCCGCCGGGAACGGGGCAGAGGTGCACGTGTCACGTGCGGGTGGTGGCCACCGTCGCCGCGGACGTTCCGGGGAAGGTGCGCCACAGCCGGCACCCGGCGGCGTCCCTGCACGTGACGGCACATCACGGCACCCCCGGCGGGGGCGCCGGCGGAGAGGGCGTGTGACATGACGACGCAGCAGATCGCACCGGTGCCCGGGAACGCCTCCCGGCCGCGCCGTCGCGCACCAGGGGGCCCGCGTGTCCGGTGACGCGGGACGGCCGCCGTCGCGGCTCCGGTCGACCGCGGGCGGCGGGCGCCGCCGTGCCTGGTGGGCCGCTCTGCGGCGCACTCCGGTGACCATGTGGAACGACGACGTCACGGACGACGCGGCCGCGCTGACCTACTACTCCGTCCTCGTCGTGCTGCCGGCGCTGCTCGTGACCGTGATCACGTTCGCCCTCGTCAGCCCCGGGACGGCCCAGGACTTCATCGCCCACGTCACGCAGTTCGCGCCCGGCCAGTCGGGCGCCGAACTGCACGATCTCCTCGTGCACGTGCTCACCCCGGGCTCGGCGACGTGGACCGTGCTGGTCGCGGGGTCGGTCAGTGCGGTGTGGTCGGCGTGCAGCTACCTGGCCGTCTTCCGGCGCTCCCTGCACCGGATGCACGGCCTGCCCGACAGCCGTTCGCCCTGGCGCAAGGCCCCGCGCATCCTGGCGACCGCGCTGGGGCTCCTCGCCCTGCTCGTCGTCAGCGCGCTCGTGCTGCTGCTGAGCGGTCCCGTGGTCGGCTCCCTCGGCCGGCTGCTCCGCCTCGACGCCGCGGTGCCGCTGGTCTGGACGCTCGTGCGCTGGCCCCTGCTGCTCTGCCTGGTCGCCGGGCTCGTGGTCATCGTCTTCCACACCGGCCCCCCGCCGGCTCGCCGGCGGGGCCACAGCCTGTCCGGGGGTGCCCTGTCGGCCGCGCTGTGGCTGGCGGTCTCGGCCGGATTCGCGCTCTACACCTCCGTGCTGGGCACGTACAGCCGGATCTACGGGTCCCTCGCGGGCACGGTCGTCTTCCTCGTGTGGCTGTGGCTCTCCAACCTCGCCCTGCTGACCGGCGCGCAGTTCACCGCCGAACTGGGGCGCCGGCACGCCTCGTCCGCGCCGCCCGGCCCGCGGGAGGCGGCCCCCGCCCCGG
It encodes the following:
- a CDS encoding MFS transporter, giving the protein MSAATTISPCPAEPPTRSPLLSWLAVIAVMLGIFSIVTTEILPIGLLTSIGSSFTVSDGVAGLMMTMPGFLAAVAAPLVTVATRRLDRRLVLAAFVLLLALANFLAAFAPNYWLLLVSRVMVGVTIGGFWSVGAGIAGRLVPERSARRATAVVFSAVPLGSVLGVPLGTFVADAAGWRTAFLSMGVLTLAVLVLLVLAVPPLPAVDPVGLRMLAGMLRASGTRFALAATFLVVLAHFGAYTYVTPFLEQVTRVGSGAVTLFLLVYGAAGIAGNFLGGAAVARHPRAAFAAAAATIAGATLLLPVLGGSEAGAVALLVLWGVAYGAVPVCSQTWFATARPDAPEASSVLFTASFQATLSTGALAGGVVVDRSSPSAVMALAGAVAVLAVPAIGLRPARRPAGTDRAGRP
- a CDS encoding 2'-5' RNA ligase family protein yields the protein MRTVELLLDEAAELAVREAWKRLADAGLPSQARHRSPTNSPHLTLVACPELTAPIRWELAEAAAALPLPVRFTGLIRFERPTSVLAWALEYDAALAGLHRRVWETVASDSPPGTLNPFHEPGRWSPHVTLGRTRRAGAFSGRRIPGLLPRPPLTARLTTLRSFDTDTGALEVLAPPP
- a CDS encoding GNAT family N-acetyltransferase, which produces MSTNRLRVVLLVCGDRSGALGPAAGRRLAGTLRPAADRLGAELVPLCVGEPDLPGAGQESPAGGHDGEQTRGWSRIAVGADGADGFVLVIPEHDHGMPATVRRALALLGPAWAGKPVGFVVHGQTPAGRHTRRVVTALRPVPSGATVAAPAGGALRDERSVPAARRAGEVEAVLEELVVLARARLSMREREHPSAEPGPLAGSRVRRLLPDDAPEVTVLQRCCWTEEALANDTLDIPALHESPDDVRAWLADWQADGLWRDGRLLGMVRTRRDGTDLHVGRLAVAPGLRGRGVGRWLLTRAETAGEGCRRIVLSTGAASHRNLGLYRRQGYVPLPGAEAAAVVSLAKAVPC
- a CDS encoding YihY/virulence factor BrkB family protein, coding for MWNDDVTDDAAALTYYSVLVVLPALLVTVITFALVSPGTAQDFIAHVTQFAPGQSGAELHDLLVHVLTPGSATWTVLVAGSVSAVWSACSYLAVFRRSLHRMHGLPDSRSPWRKAPRILATALGLLALLVVSALVLLLSGPVVGSLGRLLRLDAAVPLVWTLVRWPLLLCLVAGLVVIVFHTGPPPARRRGHSLSGGALSAALWLAVSAGFALYTSVLGTYSRIYGSLAGTVVFLVWLWLSNLALLTGAQFTAELGRRHASSAPPGPREAAPAPGAR
- a CDS encoding MscL family protein; this translates as MLKGFRNFLMRGDIITIAVGLVIALAFSTLIKAFTDYVINPVVARLQGGDSVGLGWQLGEEGNDATYLDLGQFISALIYFIVFMAVIYFCIVVPYKHYQSRHGVTVFAEPGPVKTCPACLSEDLPEAAVRCRHCTVELPPAVDAGATRV
- a CDS encoding putative quinol monooxygenase, which encodes MVIVAGHVVVDPEQREEYLAGCAAVVEQARGRAGCLDFAVSADLLDPGRVNIWERWESQAAVEAFRGSGPGGEQRAAMLAASVAEYDVAAVRSLTG
- a CDS encoding MarR family winged helix-turn-helix transcriptional regulator; protein product: MSTNGAGAPVRWLAADEEHAWRAYLRMVTAVRTRTAQDLAGHGLSEPDYDVLSTLSERAGGTSTLHEQAGKMGWSRSRLSRHATRMEARGLIRRAPDPADGRGCLLVLTDAGLDTLREAAPAHVASVRRHLVDRLDPSELAALGRIAEKLADGP
- a CDS encoding fasciclin domain-containing protein; its protein translation is MNAFRFRRAAVAVAAAAVLPLALTACGDDGSSDSASAESSSSAPAQEESSPAMDESAPADGPFGPACASVPKDGAGSFDGMAKDPVATAASNNPALSTLVTAVKKAGLVDTLNNAQNITVFAPTNDAFAKIPKADLDKVLADKEMLTNILTYHVVGEKLTPQQLENGTYPTLQKSTLTTKGSGENYTVNDTSKVVCGNVPTANATVYIVDTVLMPKS